CATATAAGTCTTAATTCAATTATTTTTTTAATCACTATTTGCATATGGGCCGAAAAATTCACTGGCGTCTCTTCCCATTACTTTAGCAAGATTTAAACTTTTATCTATATCCCATTTAGATGCCATTCCATAAAGAATCCCAGCAGCAAAAGAATCGCCACATCCATAAGAATCAACCTTTAATTTTTTGTTTTTAAGAGCCTTATATCTTCCTCCTGGGAATATTATGCCTCCCTTCTCTCCCTCGGTTTTAATAGTATATTTGGGTTTTAACGATAATTCAGAAAAAGAAAAAACTTCTCCGGGATCAAGATTACTGCCTATTAATCCATCTAAAAGAACATTTGAATTATTAATTGTATTTAATCCTACCCTTGGTGTTGTACACAGTATTGAAGCTGATCTAGCCATTTTAAAAATCTCTGAATCAGATGCAGTAATAAAAATTCCGTCCATTTTTTTTAAAATGTTCCATTCTAAATTGTCTTTATGAGTTGGAGCTAACCTTTCTCCAATAACTGTTATTGCTCTTTCACCTTGAGAGTCAATTAAACTAAATCCTCTTCTAGTTGGTTTATCACGCCAAGCCACATGCAACTTAATTCCCATATTTGAGAGAATCTTGAAACACTTATCTCCATAATCATCATTACCTAATGACGTAAAAAAATGAATTTGGTTTAAGGTTAAATCAGAAAGTATTTTCGCGATAATAGATCCACCACCAGCTGGATACTCAAGGGACTTTTCAGAATGAGAAATGACTCCTGGTTTTGGTAATTGATCAACCTTTAAAAAATTTATCCACTCAACATGACCAACAACGGCAAAATTTAAATTTCCTTTTTTAAATTTATAGTCTTCAACTTTATTATTCTTTTCAACAACCATAAGCTTTTAAATACTATTATTAAAAGAAATATTTTTGACAAGTGAATTCATTTAACATTTTAAAAGATAATAAACAGATACTATCTTTTCTTTACCTTTTTCTATCAATTTTGGGGGCGGTCCTACCAATGTTGGCAAATTTTGAATTTGCTAGGGAATATGGAAACAGCTTTGATATAAATAACTTCATTTCGTTAGCGAATGCAAACCCTGCAGCTCAGTCAATTTCTAGAGACCTATTAGTAGGTGCAAGCGCTATTTTTATATGGATAGTAAATGAATCAAAAAAACTAAACATGAAGAATATGTGGGTTGTATACATTGGAACTTTTCTTATAGCCTTCGCATTCTCTGCACCTTTTTTCTTATTTCTAAGAGAGAGAAGAATTATTGAATTAGAAAAGATTAATTAAAATAATCTCTTAAATAGAATTGTAAATACAATAAAGCAACAACAAGAAATTGAAAGCCAGATTATTGAAGCATAACCAAATAGATCTAATATGCGTCCTGAAATAAATGGTCCAAAAAAATAACCCATAGCGAAACATTGTGATAGTAGAGCAAGTGCAAAACCTTTTTTATTTGAAGGAGCTATTCTGAAAACTACATCTGTTGATGTTGGAAGAAATGAAGCGGTACCTAAACTTACTAATATCAATGAAAAAGAAATTAAATAAAAAGCTGGGATATTTAGATAACTAGAAATAAATAATAAAAATGAAGCGAGAGAGAAATTTATTAAACTAAATTTCAAGCCATATAATCTTCCTTTCTTAGATATCCAAGAACCGACAGGCCATTGTAAAAACAACAATAAAATTAACTGAATAGAAATTATAAGACTAATAATTTCTTTGCTTAATGCATTCCGATATATCCCACCTTTAACAAGATCCAGAGGCAAAGTTACTTGAATCAGAGCTAAAGAGGTAGTTATCAATAAAATAGATAAAATTATTATTATTGAATTTTTATTCCATTTCAATTGTCCCTGATTAATTGGATCTACTAATTTTTTTTGGAAATTTTCTAAGTTACTTTTAATAGAAGAACTATTTCTAGATATTAAATACATGATAACTATCATGCAAAATATATCATTAATAAAAATTGATTTAGAATACAAAAAATTCGTCATATAACCCCCTAAGAATACCCCCAGAAATATTCCTAAAGCCTCCGAACTTCTAACAAGAGAGTACGCTTTGCGTGTTTCGATAGGATGGCAAAAATAGGGGACCCCAAACTCGGCAGCAGGCCAATATATTCCTGCAGCAGCCCCAACGAGTGATTGTCCAATTATGTAAAAAAAAGTATCTCTAGAAAAAATAAGGCATAAGCTAGCGGCAATACTTAGCATTGAAGAAGAAATTATGGGAAATTGTATTTTCCCTGTTTTATTAAGATAATTACCTGTAAAGAGTCTTGTTAGAGTTCCAATTATTGCTGAAATGGTAAACCCCAAGCCAATATCTGTTGCCGATAATCCTAGGTTATTAAATATAAGTGATGTTAAATAAATAACACCTCCTGCTCCAAATGCAGCGTAAAATCTTATCTTGGTTATTAACCTCAAATGATATGGAAATTGAATCCACCAATTTTTGCTAATTTCTAAACTATTTGGACTAATCACAAGTGAAATACATTTTTATAATTTTTTTTAGTTTTTATGGTTTATTTTTTAATAATGGTTTAGAGGCTGCTGAAAAGATAAATATTAAATTTGAAGAGATGGAAATCCCTCTTACTATAGAACAATTATCAAAATTAGAAAAATACAAAGATGATTCAACAGAATTAATAGATTGGTTTAAAAGAAATGGATTAATAAGAGTTTTTGAATTATCAAAATTTTTAGAATTTCCAGTTTTCAAAGAAGAGGGATTAAATAGAGAAATATTAAGAAGTTGGATAGGGCGTAAAATTCTTACAGAATTAAGCAAAAGCATTAAAGTTCCAAATGACAATAATGGAACAGAAATATATAACACTATAGAAAATTTATTAGATCAAAAAAAAGAAGTTTCAACTTTAGACATCATCAAGGCATTACCATCAGAAGAAATTTCACTAGATATTGACAATTTAATTTTAATAATTTCATCTTGGAAAAATGAATTATCAATGCATCAAGAACTTTTATCCAAATTAAATAAACTTGAAAGAACGAACCAAAATTCCTTTAAAAATACTGAAAACAAATCAACTCAAGATCCAATAAAAATTGCTAAAAAAATTTATACTCCTCATCGAGTAAAACCTCTTGAAATTGAAATATGGAAAAGCAATAAAAGAAATGATGATAAAGAACTGATAATTTTTATGCCAGGACTTGGAGGCGAAATTAATAATTTCAAATGGATTGGCAATGAATTGGCTAGAAGAGGTTGGCCAATATTATTCATAGATCATAGAGGGAGTAATTTAGAATCATTCAAAGAAGTACTCGAAGGTAAGGAAACAATACCTGGAGGTGCAGACTTTTTCTTATATAGAATTAAAGATTTAGATGCTGTATTGAAAGCTCATGAAAATGGCAAATTTGGTTTACCTAATAATTCTTATATTTTAATGGGGCATTCACTTGGTGCTTTAATAGCACTTTTATATGAAGGAAATAAACCAACTGATCAACTAGAGGGCAAATGTGATTCAGCATTAGAAGACTTTGCGGTAACAAATTTATCTAAATTACTTCAATGTCAGTTGAGCGAAATACCATTCCCTAAGAAAAATAACTCTAATAAGGCCAGTGCGATTATAGGTTTTAATTCATTTGGCAGTTTAGTATGGCCAAAAGAAAATAGTACTGGCATTAAAACACCAACTCTTCTAATAGGTGGAACGTATGACCTTATTACACCATTAATGAATGAACAATTTAGAGTTTTTTCTGCTTTAAATAATCCATCAAATAGATTTCTAATTATTGAGGGAGCAAGTCATTTCTCTCCAATAAGAATTAATAAAAGCTATGAAGAAAATAATGACCTCTTCAAAATAAGTGAATCTTTTATTGGTTCAGAACCAAAATTAGTACAAGATTTATCTACGAAATTTATAGTTGAATTTTTAAAAAATATTAAAGACCAAAAGATCCCTACAGTAGTTAAAAACCAAAGAAATTTGGGACTTGATTTCCATCTTTTAGATCTTGAAACAATAAAAGAAATTTCCGAGAATTAGTACTCTATTCGTGGATCTAAATATGCGATTAAAATATCTACGAAGAGATTTAAAGAGACTATGAGCATAGAGGTAAAAATTACAATTCCTTGAACCAAGGTATAGTCTCTTTGAGAAATAGCTTCATGTAATCTTAAAGCTATACCAGGCCATGAAAAAGTTACCTCGAACAATAGTGCACCTCCAGCTAATGAGGCCATAGTCAAGCCAGAAATAGTGACAATTGGCAATAGAGCATTAGGCAATGCATGGTTTAAAAAGATTTTTTTCCTTGATATTCCTCTACATATAGCGGCATTTACATAATCACTTTTTAATGTCTTATCCAAATTTACTCTTAATGAGCGGCTGAATATACCACTTAATAAAAAGCCCAGGGTAATCGAAGGAAGTGCGAGATGATAAAGACTATCTTTCAAAGCAATAATATTATTGGAAAGAATACTATCTAAAATTAGAAAACCTGTAATTTGAGGTCGTTGCTGAAATATTGGAAATCTACCTCCAATTGGGGAAATATTAAAAAATACAGAAAATAATAATTGAGCTAACATTGCACCCCAAAAAGGAGGGATAGCATATGTGGCAATTCCTAAAATTCTCGCAATATAATCTGTTTTTTTACCTCTATTTCTCAAGCCAAGTAATCCCAATAGGAAGCCAATTAGTGTGGCACTTAATATTGAAAAGAACCCAAGCTCAAGACTTGCAGGCAATGACCTAAGAATAATATTTAGAACTGGCTCTTGGGTACTAAGAGATTGGCCAAAATCCAAGTGCAATATATTTTTAATATATGAAAAATATTGACTTATTAAAGGTTCATTTAGCCCCAATTTATTTCTTAGAAATTCCCTTGAAACCTCATCGGCACCAGATCCAAGTATGGCATCGACAGGATCGCCTGGAGCAACTCTCAATAAAATAAATACTAATGAAGAAATTATCCATAACATTATTGGTATTAATGAAATTTTTAATAAGGAATAATTTAGTAGTTTATTGAAATTTCTACTCATCAATTAACTTAAGATCACTCAATGAAATTATTCCTGCACCATTAAAAATTGGTTTTGATATTTTATTTTGAGACCATGCTTTTTGAGAGGATATCCAAATAGGAATATAAGGGATTGAATTTGCTGCTATTTTTTCAATTTCAACAAGTTTTTCTAATCTGTTAATTCCACTTATTTTTTCACTCTCAAGAAATAAACTTTCCACTTTATTAGATCCCCAAAAACTACCGCTGTAAACTGATTCTCCTTTTTTACATATACCATCAACTATTTCATTGCAACTTAAAAGAGGAGTGAGATAGGCTTCTGGATCTGAATAAGCTCCAGTCCAGTCGAGAATAACTGCTGTATAAATTCCTAAACTTAGATTCTTATAAATTGTTGTAGATTCAACCCCATTGAGTTGAATATCAATACAATCTTTCAAAGAATTTTTAATTTCTTCCTGCCATGTCAGAGCAATAAGCTTGTCAGCTGGTACATTGGATCTATAAGTAAGAGGTATTTTAAGAATATTTCCATTACAATAATTTTCCTTTTCTAATAACCTTCTCGCTTCTAAATAATTATATTTAGGCCAAAGTGCTTGATTATCTTTTTTTAATATCGGTGGAATAATTGATCTAGATGGCTTCCTTAATCCATAACTTACTTTCTCACTAATTAATTTTCGATTAAGACTTTTTGCCAAAGCCAATCTTAAATTAAGATTACTTAAGGGATAAGAACTAGTTTTAAGGCTTATATAACTTAATTCAGTGAAAGGACTATTACCTTCTTTAAACTGTTTATTTTTGCTTAAATCATTTAAACTTTTTCTCTGACTATCATCAATTGAATTTGATAAAAGTACGTCAATTTGTTTACTTTTTAAAGCCCCAAAAAGAGATGATGAATTTGAATATCCCGCAAAATTAACGCCGTTATTTAAGGGCTTTTCACCCCAATAATCCAAATATGGATCAATTGATTGAACTTCATTAGAAAAACTGGTCAGCACATACTTGCCGGTACCAACAAATTTTTCATTTAGAAACTTATCAGAATATTGTTTGTAAAATGTAGGAGATATTGGAGTTAAATTTACTGATGTGAGTAAACCATTTAAAGAACTTGATGGTTTATTCAAATTTATTATGACTGAATATTCGCTTGGCGTTTCTATTGATTTAATCTTATTTCCTAAAATATAGTTCATCGTTCCAATTCTTTTGAATCTATCAAAGGTAAACTTCATAGCATTTGAGTTAAATTCAGTTCCATCATGAAAAAAAACATTCTTTCTTAAATTGATTGTTATTTGAAGTTTATCCTTTGAAATAACTGGCATCCCCGAGGCCAATTCAGGTATTAATTCTCCGTTAGAATTTAATTCATATAATGTGTCTCCAAGAGAACTGATTAATTGAATTGCTTTAAGAGTATTTGCTCTAGCTGGATCTAAAGATTCAATTTTTCCAGAACTTGCTACTATAATTTTTTTAGATATTCTTTTTGAGCCGCAAGAATTCTGTAAAAAATAAATTAAAATTATGAATATTGATGCAACAATTTTTTTTTTCATATTTCCTTAGTTCTTTATTATTCTAAAGAATTATTTGAGCAGAGAATTTGTAAGGTTATTTGACTAATTTCTAAAGCAAATGTTTTTTTAGAATTACAAGCAAAAGGCCACTCTCTCACCCAACAAATTTCTTTACCTCTATTTAAACCAATTACTTGAAAAGTCTTATTGCTATTTTTAATTTTTACACAGGCACCTTTATAAAGATTTTCAGAAAAAATTAAATTATTATTTTCATTATTATTATCTAATAGTTTTGAAAGAATCATTAAGGTGCTAAAACCAAACAGTTACTTTCTTCGGTTTACCAAGCTATGAAGAAATTTGCAAACTATTTTTTTAAATACAACTTAATTGACTTGCAATAATTTTGACTTCATTTAGCGAATTTATTTCATCTTTCGATCTCTCAAAATCTCCATTATTCACCTCATGAGTAATAACGACAATTTCAGCTTTGTCCTCACTAGCATCAAGTTGAACAATTGATTCGATTGATACATTATTCTTTCCAAAAATATCTCCAATCTTTCCTATGACACCTGGACTATCAAGACAAACAATTCTAAGGTAATTTTTTTTATTTATTTGTGAAGGACTTATTATATGGCAGTTTCTCCAGAAATCAAAAGATAATAATGGATCGATTGAATTATTATTTTTTACTGAGGCAGCATGCAGATTTAATATATCTGATACTACTGATGCTGCAGTTGGGCCACTCCCTGCCCCTGGACCATATAACATTATTTCTCCAAGAGGATCAGCCTCAATCAATAAGGCATTATTAACTCCCTTAACTGTTGACAATGGATGAGATTTTGGAATCAAAGAAGGTCCTACCCAAATATTTAAAGCGAGTGAATCATTACTATTAAGTTGTCCCCTTTCGGAGAGCGCTAAAAGTTTTATTTCAAACCCTAATTTATTGGCATATTCGATATCCTTTAGATTAATTTTACT
This region of Prochlorococcus sp. MIT 0604 genomic DNA includes:
- a CDS encoding ABC transporter substrate-binding protein produces the protein MKKKIVASIFIILIYFLQNSCGSKRISKKIIVASSGKIESLDPARANTLKAIQLISSLGDTLYELNSNGELIPELASGMPVISKDKLQITINLRKNVFFHDGTEFNSNAMKFTFDRFKRIGTMNYILGNKIKSIETPSEYSVIINLNKPSSSLNGLLTSVNLTPISPTFYKQYSDKFLNEKFVGTGKYVLTSFSNEVQSIDPYLDYWGEKPLNNGVNFAGYSNSSSLFGALKSKQIDVLLSNSIDDSQRKSLNDLSKNKQFKEGNSPFTELSYISLKTSSYPLSNLNLRLALAKSLNRKLISEKVSYGLRKPSRSIIPPILKKDNQALWPKYNYLEARRLLEKENYCNGNILKIPLTYRSNVPADKLIALTWQEEIKNSLKDCIDIQLNGVESTTIYKNLSLGIYTAVILDWTGAYSDPEAYLTPLLSCNEIVDGICKKGESVYSGSFWGSNKVESLFLESEKISGINRLEKLVEIEKIAANSIPYIPIWISSQKAWSQNKISKPIFNGAGIISLSDLKLIDE
- a CDS encoding alpha/beta fold hydrolase, which translates into the protein MKYIFIIFFSFYGLFFNNGLEAAEKINIKFEEMEIPLTIEQLSKLEKYKDDSTELIDWFKRNGLIRVFELSKFLEFPVFKEEGLNREILRSWIGRKILTELSKSIKVPNDNNGTEIYNTIENLLDQKKEVSTLDIIKALPSEEISLDIDNLILIISSWKNELSMHQELLSKLNKLERTNQNSFKNTENKSTQDPIKIAKKIYTPHRVKPLEIEIWKSNKRNDDKELIIFMPGLGGEINNFKWIGNELARRGWPILFIDHRGSNLESFKEVLEGKETIPGGADFFLYRIKDLDAVLKAHENGKFGLPNNSYILMGHSLGALIALLYEGNKPTDQLEGKCDSALEDFAVTNLSKLLQCQLSEIPFPKKNNSNKASAIIGFNSFGSLVWPKENSTGIKTPTLLIGGTYDLITPLMNEQFRVFSALNNPSNRFLIIEGASHFSPIRINKSYEENNDLFKISESFIGSEPKLVQDLSTKFIVEFLKNIKDQKIPTVVKNQRNLGLDFHLLDLETIKEISEN
- a CDS encoding ABC transporter permease produces the protein MSRNFNKLLNYSLLKISLIPIMLWIISSLVFILLRVAPGDPVDAILGSGADEVSREFLRNKLGLNEPLISQYFSYIKNILHLDFGQSLSTQEPVLNIILRSLPASLELGFFSILSATLIGFLLGLLGLRNRGKKTDYIARILGIATYAIPPFWGAMLAQLLFSVFFNISPIGGRFPIFQQRPQITGFLILDSILSNNIIALKDSLYHLALPSITLGFLLSGIFSRSLRVNLDKTLKSDYVNAAICRGISRKKIFLNHALPNALLPIVTISGLTMASLAGGALLFEVTFSWPGIALRLHEAISQRDYTLVQGIVIFTSMLIVSLNLFVDILIAYLDPRIEY
- a CDS encoding MFS transporter encodes the protein MISPNSLEISKNWWIQFPYHLRLITKIRFYAAFGAGGVIYLTSLIFNNLGLSATDIGLGFTISAIIGTLTRLFTGNYLNKTGKIQFPIISSSMLSIAASLCLIFSRDTFFYIIGQSLVGAAAGIYWPAAEFGVPYFCHPIETRKAYSLVRSSEALGIFLGVFLGGYMTNFLYSKSIFINDIFCMIVIMYLISRNSSSIKSNLENFQKKLVDPINQGQLKWNKNSIIIILSILLITTSLALIQVTLPLDLVKGGIYRNALSKEIISLIISIQLILLLFLQWPVGSWISKKGRLYGLKFSLINFSLASFLLFISSYLNIPAFYLISFSLILVSLGTASFLPTSTDVVFRIAPSNKKGFALALLSQCFAMGYFFGPFISGRILDLFGYASIIWLSISCCCFIVFTILFKRLF
- a CDS encoding PfkB family carbohydrate kinase encodes the protein MVVEKNNKVEDYKFKKGNLNFAVVGHVEWINFLKVDQLPKPGVISHSEKSLEYPAGGGSIIAKILSDLTLNQIHFFTSLGNDDYGDKCFKILSNMGIKLHVAWRDKPTRRGFSLIDSQGERAITVIGERLAPTHKDNLEWNILKKMDGIFITASDSEIFKMARSASILCTTPRVGLNTINNSNVLLDGLIGSNLDPGEVFSFSELSLKPKYTIKTEGEKGGIIFPGGRYKALKNKKLKVDSYGCGDSFAAGILYGMASKWDIDKSLNLAKVMGRDASEFFGPYANSD
- a CDS encoding DUF2834 domain-containing protein — protein: MNSFNILKDNKQILSFLYLFLSILGAVLPMLANFEFAREYGNSFDINNFISLANANPAAQSISRDLLVGASAIFIWIVNESKKLNMKNMWVVYIGTFLIAFAFSAPFFLFLRERRIIELEKIN